The Streptomyces durmitorensis genome contains the following window.
GTCTGCTGCTGGTCGGCGCCCTGCTGTTGGTCGGCTTCTTCCGCTGGATACGGGCGAAGGAGCGCGCCGGGGCCCAACCACTGCTGCGCACCGACCTGTTCCGCAACCGCACCTCCAACCTCGGTCTGATCACCCAGCACACCCAGTGGCTGATGCTCATGGGCGTGTCCTTCGTGGTGGCCGCGTACCTCCAGGTCGTCCGGGGGTACAACGCGATCGACACCGGCGTGATCTTCAGCGCGTCCACCCTCGGCCTCCTGGTGTCCTCGCTGGGCGCCGCGCGCTTCGCCAAGAAGCACGAGCAACGCACGCTCGTCATGACCGGGTTCGCCGTGACGGTCTGCGGCATCGGTCTGCTGCTCGCCATGGCCCACGGTGAACCGAAGGCCTGGACGTCCGTCCCCGGTCTGCTGCTCATCGGCCTCGGGATGGGGGTGATGCTGACGCCCTCGGTCAACGTGGTGCAGTCCAGCTTCTCCGAGGACCAGCAGGGCGAGATATCCGGCCTCTCTCGCAGTGTGTCGAACCTCGGATCCTCGGTGGGCACCGCGATCGCGGGAACCATCCTGGTCGCGGACCCGGCCGTGGGGCCCTACGCCGTGGCGCTCGTGGTGCTCGCCGTCATCGGGTTCGGAGGGTTCGCCGCCGCCGCCAAGCTGCCCCGGGCTCCGGCCCCCGCCCCCACCCGGCAGGGGTGAAGCCGCCCGCTGACCGCACCGCGGGACGGCGTCAACGCCCGTCGTAGCGGACGGCACTGGCGACCATCAGGTCCTGGAGCGACGCGTGCCGTCTGCTGAAGGGGATCCAGCACAGCCCCAGCGGGAACGTCACGCACAGCGCTGCACGCACCAGGGCGCGCGGCAGCCCGAGCAGCCGGCCGGCGCGGCCGGTGACGCGCAGCCCCATCAGCATGTCTCCCGCCGTGCGCCCGATCGCGGCCCAGGAACAGCCGAGGTACAGGACGGCGAGGGTCCACCCCGCCGCGCCGGAGATCCAGCCGGGGAGTTCGGGGAACCGGAACGGGGGCCCGGCGACGAGGAGTTGGACGCACCCGGCACCCACCTGGACCGCGAAGCCGAGCGCGGCGACGGCCAACGCGTCGAGCACCGCCGCGACGCCACGCGACACGATCCCGGCCGGTTCGGGCCGGGTCCCGGACCCGAGCCCTGTAACGCTCACCGCGCACGCCCGGGCGGCGGACCGTCCCCCTGGCCCTGCGGCGGCCCCGCACGCCCGAGGAGCCGGTCACTGAACCGGTTGACGCCCCGGTCGCCGCGCCTCCCGAGCAGCCGGATCGCGTCGGCGGTCTCCGCCGCCATCCCGCCCCCGGTGTCCCGGACGATCCGCCCGAGATCGATCTCGGCCAGCACGCCGCCGGTGAGTCCCACCAGATCGATCCGGACGATCACCGCGTCGACGTCGACCCGGTCGGCGACCCGATCGACGTCGACGCGGTCGGCGATGCGGTTCACGTCGACCCGGTCGGCGATCCCCTCCACGTCCACCCGGTCGGCGACGCGCCGCACGTCGACCCGCTCGGCGATCAGGTTCACGTCGACGCGCGACACGAGGTCGTCCAGGTCGATGCGGTCGAGCACCGCGCCGGCCACCGCACGGATCACCGTGGTCGCCGCCTCATCCATGATTCCCAGCACTCCCCGCGCCCGCCGGACGACGAAGTTCAGCGGGCCACCCGCGTTGTCTTCAGCCATCCGGTGATCGCAGCGCCGACCGGGATCCCTGACATCCTCCGCCGCGGGTGAGTCTCCTCCGCGGGGGCGGTCCCTCAGTAGTGCGGGACGACGACGACCGGGCACCTGGCGTGGTGGATCGCCGCGTGCGCGGTCCGTCCGAGATGCGGCCCGGCGGGGATGCGGCGGCCGACGACCAGCAGACCGGCGGTCGAAGCCGCCCTGACCAAGTGGTGGCCCGGCAGACCGTGCAGGAGCCGCTCGGTGACCTGTGTGCGGGGGAATTTGTGCCGCCAGGGGGTGAGTACGGCCGCCAGAAGGCGCGACTTCTCCTCCACGGGGTCGATGGCGTCCGCGGAGGGGATCAGGGGCGCGGTCCAGATGTGCACGGCATGGAGCGGCGCTTGGCGGGATGCCGCCGCGTCGAAGGCGTACTCGAGGAGTTCGTCGTCGGGGCGGTCGAGGTCGAGGCCGAGCACGACCGGGCGGCGCGAACCGCCCGCGCCCCGGTGTTCGTCGGCGGGGTGGTCTCCCGCCCGGACCAGAGCGACGGGGCAGGCGGCACGCGCGGCGACGGCCAGCGCGACCGAGCCGACCAGGACCCCGGTGAGCGCGCCGAAGCCACGTGAGCCGAGGACGAGCAGAGCCGATGATCTGGCCGCCGCCGACAGCGCCTGCACCGGTGGTCCTGTCACCTGCTCGTCCAGGATCCCCAGGCCGGGGTGCTCGCGGGAGAGCCGGAGGACGGCCCGGTCGAGCGCGCCGTCCTCGCGGTGGAACGGGACGTCGATCTCCGGCGGCCGACTGCCTTCCACCGGCGGGTCGCAGGCGTGGACGAGGTGGAGGGGCAGGTCACGGCGCAGGGCTTCACGGGCTGCCCAGCCGGCGGCGTCCAGGCTCTCGGGCGAGCCGTCGATGCCGGCGGTGATGGTCTGCTGGGTGGTCATGGTGCGTACCTCCGCGATGCGTTGGGGGCGTCAGCCGGTCCAGGCCCCGGCGGCGGCCTCCGCCGCCTCCGGCGGTGGGCGAGTGCCTCGTGCCCGGGAAACCGGGGTGGCTTGATGTGCTCGGCCCGCAGCGGTTCGGTCAGCAGAGGCATGCTCGTCCAGTAGAGAGGAGTGCTCATCCGGTAGACCTGGCCGACGGCCGGATGGCTCGCCGCGCGCCACGAAGCGTCGAGGGCTGTCGTTCGGATTCGTGTCACGTTGCCTCCTGCATACGGGAGTTCAGGCCGTGTGCCCGAGCGGTCAGGCGTGCGGGACGACGGCCACCGGGCAGGCCGAGTGGTGGAGCAGGGCGTGGTTGACCGGGCCGAGCTGCATGCCGACGTGCCCCCTGCGGCGACGGGCGCCGATCACCAGGAGATCGGCGTCCCGGGAAGCGGCGAGGAGCGCGGTGCGCGCGTGGCCCTCGACCGTCTCGCTGCGGACCGTGATCTCGGGGTGGGCGGCCCTCGCGTCCCGTACCGCCTCCTCGACCAGCTCCGTGGCCCGGCGCTGGTGGTCGTCAGGCGCCGTCGAGGGGGAGCCGGGGATCTCCCGGGCGGGGCGGCGCCAGGCATGGACGACGGTCACGGCGGCGTTGCGCGCCGCTGCCTCACGGAAGGCGAACTCCACCGCACCGTCCGCCTCTTGAGGGGCGTCGACGCCGACGACGACGGTGCGGAACCCGCCCCGCAGACTCTTCTCGCCGCCGCGTACGACGAACACGGGCGAGGTGGCGTGCGCGGCCACCGACAGGCTGATCGAACCGAGCAGCAGCTCGGCGAGCTCGCCGCGTCCCCGGCTGCCGACCACCAGGGCACAGGCCTCCGGACTGATCAGGGCGAGCGCGACGGCCGGGTCCTCGGGCAGCACCTCACTCGTCACCTTCACGACGGTGGTGCGGTGCAGGGCGCGTTCGACCGCCGAAGCCGCGATGTGGTCCGAAAGGGCCTGTACGGACGTCCGGTTGATGTCGAAGGACGGTTCGTGCCCCTCGTACCACTCCCACCTCGACGCATGGACGACATGCAGCGGCACCCCGCGCGCCGCGGCCTCGTCCACGGCCCAGTCCAACGCGCGCAGGCTCGGATCCGAGCCGTCGACTCCGACGATCAGGGGCTTGTCCACGCTGCAACCGCCTTCCGGCACGCCCCTGCAGGGGCCCTGCTTCGGACGGTTCCACCGAGAAGGCCGACCGGGGAGGGGCGAACCGGCCTCGGTAGGGGAACGGTTGACCGCTGCGCGCCGCCTCCCCGGGCACGGTGCGTCGGCCCCTGGTCGCGGCGGGTTACCGCTGTGGCTGGCAGACCATCCGGCCCGGCGTCCTCGTCCCACGTCGCATCCACGACGCCTTGCCCGGCCTTCGCCCATGGCGCCTGCCCGCCGGTGCGTACATCGGACCCCAGTACCTTGGCCACACGCCCCACGTCGCTTCTCTCGGGGTTGCCCGGAGTGCGAGCGCGGGAAGCGCGATGATTGCCCAGTTCAGCGGCGTGCGCCCGTGGGCGGTGGGTGCGCGACAGGTGTCGCGGACCGAGGCGGCTGCCCGATGCTGTTCTTCGAGTGCCTGTGGGCGCATCTGGCCGGCGGCTACCTCATCCAGCGCTGGACGAGATCGCTCGCTGACCGGGGCTGTCCTCACCAGGAGCCCGCCCCGAGCCCCCTGGCACCCACGCGATTCACGCCAGGACCACCAGGCCGTTCGCGCGACCCGTCGGACACCGCCTAGGCGTCCACCAACGCGGCCACCAGGCGCCTCATAGGGGGCCGCGGGTCAGATGTGCCCGGCCAGCTGGTCATCAGGAGGTGGTGGGCGGTGCCGACGATGGCGAGGGCCACCGTGCACGGGTCGACGGTCTCCGCCACCCGGCCAAGTCCCTGCTCGTCCTTCAGGTAGCCGGTGATGGCCTCCTGGATCGCGGCGAAGCCCGGCGCCCCTCCTTCCAGGGCCTCGCGGATGCGCAGCGCGGCGGCGGGGCGGGTCATGGCGAGGCCTGAGATGGCGGGGCCGCCGGAGGCGAACAGTGCGAGGGCGACGGCCTCGAGATTCCCTGCCACCGTGCCCTGCCCGGCGAGCCCCGACAGTGCCTGCGCCTTCGCGGCCGTCCGCGCGAACCGGTCGAGGAAGAACTCGGCCACGAACTCGTCGAACCCCGCGAAGTGCACATGCAGCAGCCCCTTGGCACAGCCTGCCTCGGTCGTGACGGACCGGCTGGTGAGCGCGCCGGGCCCGTCCCTTTCCACGACGCGCTCGGCGGCCGCGAACAGCCGCTCGCGTACGTCCGGCGTCGCTACTCCGCGCGGTGACATGGGCCCTCTTCCGTTCCGCCTTTCGCCGCCCTCACGGCGCACAACCCCTCGGATAGTAGCGGGGATTGCCAGTTTGGGCGCGCGCCCATACTGTTTGGGCGCACGCCCATTCTCCGTCATCCACCACAGGAGGCACCCGTGCCAGACATCATCAACACCGAGCAGGAACAGGCATGGAACGGCCCCGAAGGTGCCCACTGGGCCCGCAACCAGGACCGCTGGAACGCCGTGAACGAGGGCTTCAACGATCCTCTCCTCGACGCCGCCGGAATCACCGGGGACCACCGGACCCTCGACCTCGGCTGCGGCACCGGGCAGACCACACGCCTGGCCGCACTCCGGGCACCCCAAGGGCGCGCGCTGGGCCTCGACCTGTCCGGCCCGATGCTGGCCGAGGCCCGCGCCCGCGCGGAGCGAGAGGGCATCACCAACGCCTCCTTCACACAAGGCGACGCGCAGACACACCGCTTCGAGGCGGGCGCGTTCGACTCGGCGATCAGCCGCTACGGGGTGATGTTCTTCGCCGACCCCGTAGCGGCCTTCGGCAACATCGGCCGGACGCTGCGACCCGGCGGGCGCCTGGCATTCGTCTGCCCGGCCGATGCCACGCTCAATGACTGGGTGGCGGCGATGGCAGCACTGCGCGACTTCCTCCCGGTCGGCGACTTCGGGCAGCCGGGGCTGCCCGGCATGTTCTCCCTGGCCGCCACGGACCGTATCCGCGAGGTCCTCACCGCGGCTGGATTCACCGGCATCACCATCAACCAGACGCAGGCCTACGGGGCATGGGGAGACGGAGCCGAGGACGCGGCGGAGTTCCTGCTGGGAACGGGCCCCGGTCGTCACCTGATGGAGCAGGCCGACGCGACTGCACGGGTCCTCGCCCGCCGCGCCCTGACGGACCATCTGCGCGGCCACGAGGCGGCGGACGGCATGGTCCGGCTGCGCAGCACGTCGTGGCTGGTCACCGCAGACCGCCCAGCCGGCCCGTCGGACAGGCCCTAGGTGTGAACCAGCGCCCGCCGGTGGCCGTCCCGTCCGGCCTCGCGGACGCCCCTGGTCACCACGCGGCGGACGCTGATAGCACGGACCGATGCTGAGCGGCAACAGGTCCGACACCAGCGGCAGTTGACGGCGTTGTGGCGGCCGTCGCCATTCTGCCCCGGTTCCGGTGGCTCCTACGGTTGCCGGCACCCCGGCGTACCGGCCCACGGCAGGAGTGGACGGTCCGGGGTCGCGTGATCCGCCCCGGAGAGCGCGTCGCACTCCGTCGGGAGCCGCCATGCCGTCGTACGAGAGACGATTGAATCCCCAGTCGAATCCCCAGTCGAATCCGCAGTTGAATCCGCAGCCGTCCGCAAGGCCCCCTGCCCGAGCGGCGGCCCGGCGAGGGCCATGGCGCCGGGCCCTGGGGCGGGTGACCGCCGTCGTGGGCCTGGTCGTGGCCGCAGCGGTGTGCGCGCCGTCGCCCGCCGCGCAGGCGGCTCCGACGTCCGTCGCCCTGGAGAAGGTCGGCAACTTCGGCGCGAATCCGGGCAGTCTGAACATGTACGTGTACCGCCCGACGAGCCTGGCGGCCGAGCCCGCGGTGGTGGTGGCCCTGCACGGCTGCGGCCAGAGCGCCCAGCTGTACGCCGACAACGCAGGCCTGGTGAAATTCGCCGACCAGCACGGCTTCCTGCTCGTCTTCCCCGAGCAGACGTCCGCCAACAACAGCAGCAAGTGCTTCAACTGGTTCCAGCCGGGAGACACGCGGCGCGGCCAGGGCGAGGCGGCCTCGATCCGCCAGATGGTGGCGCACGCCGGCTCCGCGTACGGCGCCGACCCGGAACGGGCGTACGTCACCGGTCTGTCGGCCGGCGGCGCCATGACCTCGGTGATGCTCGCCACCTACCCGGACGTGTTCAAGGCGGGCGCCGTGGTCGCGGGCCTCCCGTACGCCTGTGCCGACGACGTGCTCTCCGCCTACAGCTGCATGAGCCCCGGCGTCGACCGCACCCCCTCGGCCTGGGCCCAGGAAGTCCGTGACGCCCACCCCGGCTACGGCGGACCCTGGCCGCGGGTGGCGATCTGGCAGGGCGACAACGACCCCACCGTCGCCAAGAGGAACGCCGACGAACTGCGCGACCAGTGGACCGCCGTCCACGGCCTGGACCAGAGCCCGGACCGCACCTCCGCCATCGGCCCCAACTCGACCCGCAGGGAGCAGTACCTCGGGACGGCCGGAAGCGTCGCCGTGGAGGTCGACCGGGTGCCCTCCATCGCCCACGGCACCCCGGTCGACCCGGGAACAGGGGCACAGGAGTGCGGTGCGACCGGGACGGCGAACTTCATCGACTCCATCTGCTCCAGCTACTGGATCACCGGCTTCTTCGGCCTCGACGGCTCCGACCCCGGCGGTCTGCCCGCCCCGGGCGGCCTGGCCGCGACCGGGGCGACCGACACGTCCGTCACTCTGAACTGGAACGGCGTGACCGACGCCGCGTCGTACGCCGTGTACCGGGACGGCACCCGTATCGCCACGCCGAACCGGCCGCCGTTCACGGACACCGGCCTCAGCCCCGGCTCCGGCCACACGTACAGCGTGGCCGCCCGCGACACGGCCGGCACGGAAGGCGCGCGGTCGGCCGGGCTCACCGCCTCCACCACGGGCTCCACCGCCAAGTGCTGGACGGCGAACAACTACCAGCACGTCCAGTCGGGACGAGCCACCACCACCGGCGGCTACGTCTACGCCAAGGGCTCGAACCAGAACATGGGCCTCTACAACACCGCGGTGACCCACACCCTCAAGGAGTCGCCGACCGGCCATTACGTCATCGCCGACGGCACCTGCTCCTGACGGTCCCCACGCAGCCGCCGCAGTCGGCCGTACGTGTTCACGTCCCCCGGAGGTACCCGTGCCCGCCACTGATCCGCCCATGGATCCGCCCAGACCCCTGCCCACAAGGGCGCGTACCGCGCGGTCGCTGCGCAGCGCCCTCGCCCTGACGGCGGTGCTCGTCACCCTCGCCGCGGTCCCGGCCGCCGCCGAACAGTCCGGCGGTACCCACGGCGGCGACGCGCGGCACTGCGCGTCCTCGGCGAGGCTGAAGGTGCCGGGCGCCGAGCGCCAGGTCAACTCCTGCCTGGCCGAGTTGACCACCGCGGGGACGGTATCCTCCGGCCACACCGACCCGGCCGACTGGGCGGGGCTGACCCCTGCGGGCCTGACGACGCCGCGCGG
Protein-coding sequences here:
- a CDS encoding universal stress protein — protein: MDKPLIVGVDGSDPSLRALDWAVDEAAARGVPLHVVHASRWEWYEGHEPSFDINRTSVQALSDHIAASAVERALHRTTVVKVTSEVLPEDPAVALALISPEACALVVGSRGRGELAELLLGSISLSVAAHATSPVFVVRGGEKSLRGGFRTVVVGVDAPQEADGAVEFAFREAAARNAAVTVVHAWRRPAREIPGSPSTAPDDHQRRATELVEEAVRDARAAHPEITVRSETVEGHARTALLAASRDADLLVIGARRRRGHVGMQLGPVNHALLHHSACPVAVVPHA
- a CDS encoding class I SAM-dependent methyltransferase → MPDIINTEQEQAWNGPEGAHWARNQDRWNAVNEGFNDPLLDAAGITGDHRTLDLGCGTGQTTRLAALRAPQGRALGLDLSGPMLAEARARAEREGITNASFTQGDAQTHRFEAGAFDSAISRYGVMFFADPVAAFGNIGRTLRPGGRLAFVCPADATLNDWVAAMAALRDFLPVGDFGQPGLPGMFSLAATDRIREVLTAAGFTGITINQTQAYGAWGDGAEDAAEFLLGTGPGRHLMEQADATARVLARRALTDHLRGHEAADGMVRLRSTSWLVTADRPAGPSDRP
- a CDS encoding universal stress protein is translated as MTTQQTITAGIDGSPESLDAAGWAAREALRRDLPLHLVHACDPPVEGSRPPEIDVPFHREDGALDRAVLRLSREHPGLGILDEQVTGPPVQALSAAARSSALLVLGSRGFGALTGVLVGSVALAVAARAACPVALVRAGDHPADEHRGAGGSRRPVVLGLDLDRPDDELLEYAFDAAASRQAPLHAVHIWTAPLIPSADAIDPVEEKSRLLAAVLTPWRHKFPRTQVTERLLHGLPGHHLVRAASTAGLLVVGRRIPAGPHLGRTAHAAIHHARCPVVVVPHY
- a CDS encoding TetR/AcrR family transcriptional regulator — its product is MSPRGVATPDVRERLFAAAERVVERDGPGALTSRSVTTEAGCAKGLLHVHFAGFDEFVAEFFLDRFARTAAKAQALSGLAGQGTVAGNLEAVALALFASGGPAISGLAMTRPAAALRIREALEGGAPGFAAIQEAITGYLKDEQGLGRVAETVDPCTVALAIVGTAHHLLMTSWPGTSDPRPPMRRLVAALVDA
- a CDS encoding RDD family protein — protein: MSVTGLGSGTRPEPAGIVSRGVAAVLDALAVAALGFAVQVGAGCVQLLVAGPPFRFPELPGWISGAAGWTLAVLYLGCSWAAIGRTAGDMLMGLRVTGRAGRLLGLPRALVRAALCVTFPLGLCWIPFSRRHASLQDLMVASAVRYDGR
- a CDS encoding extracellular catalytic domain type 1 short-chain-length polyhydroxyalkanoate depolymerase — its product is MPSYERRLNPQSNPQSNPQLNPQPSARPPARAAARRGPWRRALGRVTAVVGLVVAAAVCAPSPAAQAAPTSVALEKVGNFGANPGSLNMYVYRPTSLAAEPAVVVALHGCGQSAQLYADNAGLVKFADQHGFLLVFPEQTSANNSSKCFNWFQPGDTRRGQGEAASIRQMVAHAGSAYGADPERAYVTGLSAGGAMTSVMLATYPDVFKAGAVVAGLPYACADDVLSAYSCMSPGVDRTPSAWAQEVRDAHPGYGGPWPRVAIWQGDNDPTVAKRNADELRDQWTAVHGLDQSPDRTSAIGPNSTRREQYLGTAGSVAVEVDRVPSIAHGTPVDPGTGAQECGATGTANFIDSICSSYWITGFFGLDGSDPGGLPAPGGLAATGATDTSVTLNWNGVTDAASYAVYRDGTRIATPNRPPFTDTGLSPGSGHTYSVAARDTAGTEGARSAGLTASTTGSTAKCWTANNYQHVQSGRATTTGGYVYAKGSNQNMGLYNTAVTHTLKESPTGHYVIADGTCS